In Thermospira aquatica, the following proteins share a genomic window:
- a CDS encoding DUF3467 domain-containing protein: protein MRRKSGEEVERVVFASSVVGLAYANVVFFHSSSEEFLFDFGNITPGKEGIEIFSRIALSPRNAKLFMMGLMERVKKYEEQFGEIHLPPQVVRKEGEG, encoded by the coding sequence ATGAGAAGAAAATCGGGAGAGGAAGTGGAGAGGGTAGTGTTTGCTTCCTCGGTAGTTGGACTTGCCTATGCGAATGTGGTGTTTTTCCATAGCAGTAGTGAGGAGTTTTTGTTTGACTTTGGGAACATAACGCCGGGGAAGGAGGGGATAGAGATATTTAGTCGTATTGCATTAAGTCCGAGGAATGCGAAGTTATTTATGATGGGGCTTATGGAAAGAGTGAAGAAGTATGAAGAGCAGTTTGGGGAGATACATCTGCCACCCCAGGTGGTGCGGAAGGAAGGGGAAGGGTAG